A window of Catharus ustulatus isolate bCatUst1 chromosome 25, bCatUst1.pri.v2, whole genome shotgun sequence contains these coding sequences:
- the FAM72A gene encoding protein FAM72A isoform X2, producing MQAGQVLSSRGMRAVLLADTDTDLYSTDIPPSGTVDFIGSCYFTDICKCKLKNIACLKCGNVVGYHVICPCKPCLLSCNNGHLWMFHSQAVFGINRLDPSGVNVLLWGNLPDLEESTEDTSCTSEEEYIR from the exons atgcaggcagggcag GTGCTGAGCTCGCGGGGCATGCGGGCCGTGCTGCTGGCTGACACCGACACCGACCTCTACTCCACCGACATCCCGCCCTCGGG caCCGTGGATTTCATCGGGAGCTGCTACTTCACTGACATCTGCAAGTGCAAACTGAAGAACATCGCCTGCCTGAAGTG tGGGAATGTTGTTGGCTACCATGTGATTTGTCCCTGCAAGCCCTGCCTGCTGTCCTGCAACAACGGCCACCTCTGGATGTTCCACAGCCAGGCAGTGTTTGGCATCAACAGGCTGGACCCTTCTG GTGTGAATGTTTTGCTCTGGGGCAACCTGCCAGACCTGGAGGAGAGCACAGAAGACACATCCTGCACCTCTGAGGAGGAGTACATCAGATAA
- the FAM72A gene encoding protein FAM72A isoform X1, which produces MSSSGCTFEERSVSVLCCRFCRQVLSSRGMRAVLLADTDTDLYSTDIPPSGTVDFIGSCYFTDICKCKLKNIACLKCGNVVGYHVICPCKPCLLSCNNGHLWMFHSQAVFGINRLDPSGVNVLLWGNLPDLEESTEDTSCTSEEEYIR; this is translated from the exons ATGTCCTCCAGCGGCTGCACGTTCGAGGAGCGCAGCGTGAGCGTGCTGTGCTGCCGGTTCTGCCGCCAGGTGCTGAGCTCGCGGGGCATGCGGGCCGTGCTGCTGGCTGACACCGACACCGACCTCTACTCCACCGACATCCCGCCCTCGGG caCCGTGGATTTCATCGGGAGCTGCTACTTCACTGACATCTGCAAGTGCAAACTGAAGAACATCGCCTGCCTGAAGTG tGGGAATGTTGTTGGCTACCATGTGATTTGTCCCTGCAAGCCCTGCCTGCTGTCCTGCAACAACGGCCACCTCTGGATGTTCCACAGCCAGGCAGTGTTTGGCATCAACAGGCTGGACCCTTCTG GTGTGAATGTTTTGCTCTGGGGCAACCTGCCAGACCTGGAGGAGAGCACAGAAGACACATCCTGCACCTCTGAGGAGGAGTACATCAGATAA
- the FAM72A gene encoding protein FAM72A isoform X3, translating into MRAVLLADTDTDLYSTDIPPSGTVDFIGSCYFTDICKCKLKNIACLKCGNVVGYHVICPCKPCLLSCNNGHLWMFHSQAVFGINRLDPSGVNVLLWGNLPDLEESTEDTSCTSEEEYIR; encoded by the exons ATGCGGGCCGTGCTGCTGGCTGACACCGACACCGACCTCTACTCCACCGACATCCCGCCCTCGGG caCCGTGGATTTCATCGGGAGCTGCTACTTCACTGACATCTGCAAGTGCAAACTGAAGAACATCGCCTGCCTGAAGTG tGGGAATGTTGTTGGCTACCATGTGATTTGTCCCTGCAAGCCCTGCCTGCTGTCCTGCAACAACGGCCACCTCTGGATGTTCCACAGCCAGGCAGTGTTTGGCATCAACAGGCTGGACCCTTCTG GTGTGAATGTTTTGCTCTGGGGCAACCTGCCAGACCTGGAGGAGAGCACAGAAGACACATCCTGCACCTCTGAGGAGGAGTACATCAGATAA